CAAGAAATTCACCGGAGCGTTCGATTCCGATGTCCTGATGCTCGGCAACCCCGTGTATCTCAGCGTGGAAGGCAGAACGGTTCTCACCTACCATGGGAAGAGCATGGACGACTGGATCGCAGGGGTGCGCGGCATGAGCTATGACGATCCCCTGAAAGTCATGCGGTCCATGTGCAAGACCCGCCATCTCGCCCCGATCTACGGCCAGAGGAACGCTCTCGCACCCGAAAAAAGAGATTATCTGGTCATGGAATATGTGCCGGAGATCTTCGTCTCGGGCCATGTGCACGGCGCAGGGCAGGAGATATACAACGGCATCAGGATGATCAACGCATCCACCTGGCAGAGCCAGACCGAATACCAGAAGATGCACAATTTCATCCCGGACCCGGCGATAATGCCTGTGGTAGACCTCGGAGACGGATCGGTTCTGATGCACAATTTCATGAGACGATCTTTTTCCAGTGGAAATTGAGGGGTTCTTCGACATAGATAAGAACGCCGGACGCCATTCCCGCGGATATGGGGATAATGAGCGCTACAGCGACCGGAAGAGCGACCGCCAAACCGGATACGACCAGGATCGACCTCACGATCTCGGGAATCAAGAAGGAATATTCCGAAGCTTTCGACGCTTCGGTTTCCAATGGAAACGAAATCAAGGACGTCCTGGAAAAGATAGGCCTGAAGAGGGAATCCCTCAAGACCACAGATTTCAGGATAGACCCGAGATACGAGAACGTGAAGGTAGGGAACAACGAATACAGGGAGGTCTTCAAAGGCTACGAATACGTCCAGTCCCTGTGCTTCGAATTCCCGATCGACAACTCCGTCCTGGGGAAGGCACTGTACAGCATATCGAGGTGCGGATGCGCGCCCAGAATCAGATTCTCGTTCCAATCGACGGAACTCGAGGAGGCCCGCACGGAAGCCCTGAAGAAAGCCATAGAAACCGCCAGGAAGCGCGCTGAGATCATGGCTGAAGCCTCCGGAGCCAGCATATTGGGCATAAGGTCGATCGGAGGCCCGGAGCCCATAAGGCCGATGATGAAAGCCATGGGGTGCAGGGCGAACGCCGAGGAATGCCTGGACGACATGGCATACAACGTGGATTTCGAGCCGGAAGATATCGAGATCTCCGAGACGGTAACCGTCGAATGGGATATCGCTTGAATCAGAAAAAATCCGCCTTCCCGGGCCGTCAGGAGCGCCGGGAGGCGGAAACGGTTTCAGTTGAAGACATGCTCGCTGAGCAGCACAGCGAGTATGATTATGACTCCGAGTATCAGCATCGAATAAGCGGCGACCCAGACGATCGTGAAGGCCCTTTTCAGCTTCTTCGGATCGTCGCGGATCTCTTCTGCGCGCTCTTCGAGCGATTTCATCGTCACTCCTTCTTCAGGTGCTTGAGACGGGTGGTGTTCTCTCTGTCCATCTCTTCGAGGCTGAACTTTACGAACCTCTCCGACTCTTTGAGCTCGGGGATGATCTTGAATTCCAGGGCGTTGACCCTTCTCTTGGTCTTCTCGATCTCGTCCAGCAGCTTCTTCATGGTGGTCTCGACTTCGGCCGCGCGGACGATCGTGTCGAGAAGCTTCTCGAACGCGACCGCCGCATCCTCGATGTACGAGGAGGTAGTGATGACACCGTATCCCCTGTCGACAATCTTCGTGTGGATGCTTTCGGCTTCGACTTTGGGGACGACCATTCCCATGATGCTTTTGCTGCTCAGCTTCACCTGCGGATCCGCCTTCAGGGCGTAAGCCGCGGATTTCACTGCGATCTCTCCCTTGACCGTGGAGGCGATGTTGATCTTCTCCATCGCAGACTCGTAGTCGGATGATACTCCCGCGCGCATCTGCTTGGCTTTCTCCAGGACCTCGAAGAACTCGATGATGAGGCCGTCCCTCTTCATCTTGAGAATTTTGTGGCCGCCTTCGGTCAGCTTGATCTTGTTCTTCAGCTGGAGAAGGACCGAACGGTTGGGGGTGACATCGTGCGCTCCCATGGGGATCACTCCTTCTTGGGCATGTACTTCT
Above is a genomic segment from Candidatus Methanomethylophilaceae archaeon containing:
- a CDS encoding V-type ATP synthase subunit D, which produces MGAHDVTPNRSVLLQLKNKIKLTEGGHKILKMKRDGLIIEFFEVLEKAKQMRAGVSSDYESAMEKINIASTVKGEIAVKSAAYALKADPQVKLSSKSIMGMVVPKVEAESIHTKIVDRGYGVITTSSYIEDAAVAFEKLLDTIVRAAEVETTMKKLLDEIEKTKRRVNALEFKIIPELKESERFVKFSLEEMDRENTTRLKHLKKE
- a CDS encoding SIMPL domain-containing protein, with protein sequence MSATATGRATAKPDTTRIDLTISGIKKEYSEAFDASVSNGNEIKDVLEKIGLKRESLKTTDFRIDPRYENVKVGNNEYREVFKGYEYVQSLCFEFPIDNSVLGKALYSISRCGCAPRIRFSFQSTELEEARTEALKKAIETARKRAEIMAEASGASILGIRSIGGPEPIRPMMKAMGCRANAEECLDDMAYNVDFEPEDIEISETVTVEWDIA